The Thermodesulfobacteriota bacterium DNA window CCATCTCCTTGACGGCGGCCTCGACCGACTTGTCTATGCCCCTCTTCAAGTCCATGGGGTTGTGCCCCGCGGCCACGAGCTTGCTGCCCTCTCTGAAGATGCCCTGGGCGAGCACGGTGGCGGTGGTGGTGCCGTCGCCGGCTACGTCGGAAGTCTTGCTCGCTACCTCCTTCAACATCTGAGCGCCCATGTTCTCGAACTTGTTCTCAAGCTCTATCTCCCTGGCCACGGTGACGCCGTCCTTGGTAATGGTCGGGGCCCCGAAACTCTTATCTATAACCACGTTCCTGCCCTTGGGCCCGAGCGTGATCTTCACGGCGTCGGCCAGGGTGTTAACGCCGTGAAGTATCGCCGTGCGGGCGTTATGACTGAATGCTATCTCCTTCGCTGCCATCTCTGATTACCTCCTTGGGATTGTTTGTCGGTTAAGGTTACTTCTGGACGACGCCGAGGATGTCCTCTTCCCTCATTATAAGGTGCTCCTCGCCCTCTATCTTTACCTCGGTCCCGGCGTACTTGCTGAAAAGGATCCTGTCGCCGGCCTTGACGTCAAGCGGGGTTACCTTGCCGTCCTCCTTCTTCCCGGGGCCCACGGCTACCACCTTGCCCTCGGCAGGGGCCTCCTTGGCGCTGTCCGGGATGATGATGCCCCCCTTGGTCTTCTCCTCCTCCTCGAGCCTCTTAACTATGACCCGGTCCTGAAGCGGTCTGATCTTCATCTGCGTTTCTCCTCCTTTTTCAATGTTTTCGCCAGTTTAGCGGCGGGTATACACCCTTCCTATAGAATGGTGAATATCAAATATAGGGCCCCTCACCCGGTTTGTCAAGGGATTTTTAGCACTCTTTGGCCTTGATTGCTAAATTTCCGGGAAAATCACCTTTTTCCTTGCAATAGGGGGTAGGTTGCGGTAAAATTAATATAACAAGTGTAACTCTGGCGGAAAGGGGGAACCGGACCGATGCTGACCGAACCGATTCTAACAGAGGTAAGCCCCATAGAGCACTTCAAGGAGCTCGTTACAGCCGCCATCGCCCACCAGAAGATATCCACGAGCGAGGAGGCGGAGTTCTACCTTTCGAACCTCCTTACCGAGTTCGTGGATTCGAG harbors:
- the groES gene encoding co-chaperone GroES — its product is MKIRPLQDRVIVKRLEEEEKTKGGIIIPDSAKEAPAEGKVVAVGPGKKEDGKVTPLDVKAGDRILFSKYAGTEVKIEGEEHLIMREEDILGVVQK